A DNA window from Nyctibius grandis isolate bNycGra1 chromosome 25, bNycGra1.pri, whole genome shotgun sequence contains the following coding sequences:
- the PHLDB1 gene encoding pleckstrin homology-like domain family B member 1 isoform X15 gives MPRAPRGVTPAHWPRASSTFQCTQPPAFTPIKSCQRHRLRLWVPREPAAGSAPSLRPAGRAGAGRGRRRRRDGTGRRSGGAEQPMPESTRRLRAGTMEAPGRIPASPARRVQTIIQNSPLDLIDTGKGLKVQTEKPHLVSLGSGRLSTAITLLPLEEGRTTIGTAARDIVLQGPGLAPQHCYIENARGTLTLHPCGNACAIDGVPLRRPTRLTQGCTICLGQATFLRFNHPAEAKWMKSMIPAGSRSPATLYGLSAEPEALVNGGRQPAERGCPSHSSLVSSIEKDLQDIMDSLVLEEPVSPSGKKPPTRGRSPLSSVVNGGGHCLLSPPHSPGAASGGSSYENASPPFSPLSSPASSGGYTSPSPSSQEQGPAVPPLVPLRSSSYNHAVQPPPQRPPPPPGGGPGEPWPAERLGDHRAGSPRLTPRAAPRPRAALQERPPSPFRDPPAPSRQPAGRAVPEARLQPPESPRAARRNMESMRELPPLSPSLSRRAASPRAAPDAPSPQPRLGREVPGSPRARRKGLEEPRGAGSPSPPLPAETPPRRPSFGTCLSPVYGLGSPAMPSPRQSPRAPRKPLGDPRPPAGLRERKNSITEISDNEDELLEYHRRQRQERVREQEMERLERQRLETILNLCAEYTKTDGTEPGDVHQLLAGEADAGRRVPRGAVALGHATKELRQRESLERSDEENLKEECSSTESTHHEHEELAGPRAKEAQRLEEERAGVLGRLDQLKGRLKELEQQLQETSREAEMERALLQGEREAEAARLRQEQEAAQQLQEKLSSLDASIRKERDKERAKVDAERKELEQLRVLYHESKSHLAKCPESMREPLREQMRREAEALETEAKLFEDLEFQQLERESRLEEEREARGQQLLQSRAECHRSIARRKERVAALDAQAAQVRLQSAQEAERLARERNGVLQLLQKEKEKLVSLERRYQLITGGRSFPKMSSALREVYRTKTEGDAGALTPRMKSGTPSSSQLNLSVLGRSPSPKPPSPSPQLTACRPAQGPPSPAGSLPRNLAATLQDIETKRQLALQQKAEPLPAEPLQTGDLPGQQVIEEQKRRLAELKQKAAAEAQSQWEALHGQPPFPAAFPGLVHHSILHHHRPHGVGPRAEELDHAYDTLSLESSDSVETSISTGNNSACSPDNFSSASGMEAGKMEEMEKMLKEAQAEKSRLMECREREMELRQQALEDERRRREQLERRLQDETARRQKLVEKEVKLREKHFSQARPLTRYLPIRKEDFDLRLHIESSGHSVDTCYHVILTEKMCKGYLVKMGGKIKSWKKRWFVFDRMKRTLSYYVDKHETKLKGVIYFQAIEEVYYDHLRSAAKSPNPALTFCVKTHDRLYYMVAPSAEAMRIWMDVIVTGAEGYTQFMN, from the exons ATGCCGAGGGCCCCCCGTGGTGTGACCCCTGCCCACTGGCCCAGGGCGTCGAGCACATTCCAGTGTACACAGCCCCCCGCCTTCACCCCAATAAAGTCTTGTCAAAGGCACCGGCTCAGGCTCTGGGTCCCGCGGGAGCCGGCGGCGGGGTCAGCCCCGTCCCTCCGCCccgcggggcgggccggggcggggcgaggacggcggcggcggcgggacgggacgggacggcgGAGCGGCGGAGCCGAG CAGCCCATGCCCGAGAGCACCCGGCGTCTCCGAGCGGGCACCATGGAGGCACCCGGCAGGATCCCAGCCAGCCCGGCCCGCAGAGTCCAGACCATCATCCAG aaCAGCCCCCTGGACCTGATCGACACGGGCAAGGGGCTGAAGGTGCAGACGGAGAAGCCGCACTTGGTGAGCCTGGGCAGCGGCCGGCTCAGCACCGCCATCACGCTCCTGCCCCTGGAGGAAG GGAGGACCACCATCGGCACGGCCGCGAGGGACATCGTCCTGCAGGGCCCCGGGCTGGCGCCCCAGCACTGCTACATCGAGAACGCCCGGGGGACGCTGACCCTGCACCCCTGCGGCAACGCCTGCGCCATCGACGGCGTGCCGCTCCGGCGGCCCACGCGCCTCACCCAAG GGTGCACCATCTGCCTGGGCCAGGCCACCTTCCTCCGCTTCAACCACCCTGCCGAGGCCAAGTGGATGAAGAGCATGATCCCGGCGGGGAGCAGGAGCCCGGCGACTCTCTACGGGCTGTCAGCAG AGCCCGAGGCCCTGGTGAACGGCGGCCGCCAGCCGGCTGAGCGTGGGTGTCCCAGCCACAGCTCCCTCGTCAGCTCCATCGAGAAGGACCTGCAGGACATCATGGACTCgctggtgctggaggagccGGTGTCCCCCTCTGGCAAGAAGCCACCCACCCGCGGCCGGTCCCCGCTCTCCTCTGTGGTGAATGGGGGCGGGCATTGCCTCCTGTCCCCCCCGCACAGCCCCGGGGCCGCCTCGGGGGGCTCCAGCTACGAGAATGcctccccccccttctccccgctctcctccccagccagcagcgGTGGCTACACCAGCCCCTCGcccagcagccaggagcagggtcCAGCCGTGCCCCCCCTCGTCCCCCTCCGCTCCTCCAGCTACAACCATGCTGTGCAGCCACCCCCCCAGcgcccgccccccccacccGGTGGGGGTCCCGGTGAGCCGTGGCCAGCTGAGAGGCTCGGGGACCACCGGGCAGGCAGCCCCCGGCTGACCCCCAGGGCGGCACCGCGGCCGCGGGCAGCCCTGCAGGAgcggccccccagccccttcagggaccccccggcccccagccGGCAGCCCGCCGGCAGGGCAGTCCCAGAGGCCCGGCTGCAGCCCCCCGAGAGCCCGCGGGCGGCCCGGAGGAACATGGAGAGCATGCGGGAGCtgccccccctgagcccctcCTTGTCACGCCGGGCCGCCagcccccgggcagcccctgacgccccctccccgcagccccggctgggcagggaggtgcCCGGCAGTCCCCGCGCCAGGCGCAAGGGCCTGGAGGAGCCAAGGGGTGCTGGGAGCCCCTCGCCCCCACTGCCGGCGGAGACCCCCCCACGCCGCCCCAGCTTCGGCACCTGCCTGAGCCCGGTGTACGGGCTGGGCTCCCCGGCCATGCCCTCGCCCCGGCAGAGCCCCCGCGCCCCCAGGAAGCCCTTGGGGGACCCACGGCCGccggcggggctgcgggagcgCAAGAACAGCATCACCGAGATCAGCGACAACGAGGACGAGCTGCTGGAGTACCACCGGCGGCAGCGGCAGGAGCGGGTGCGGGAGCAGGAGATGGAGCGCCTG GAGCGGCAGCGGCTGGAGACCATCCTGAACCTCTGTGCCGAGTACACCAAGACAGACGGCACCGAGCCGGGCGACGTGCACCAGCTCCTGGCTGGCGAGGCGGATGCTGGCCGGCGCGTGCCCAGGGGTGCCGTGGCTCTGGGCCACGCCACCAAAGAGCTGCGGCAGAGGGAGAGCCTGGAGAGGTCAGACGAGGAGAACCTGAAGGAGGAGTGCAGCAGCACGGAGAGCACCCACCACGAG CACGAAGAGCTGGCAGGCCCCCGGGCCAAGGAGGCGCAGCGGCTGGAGGAGGAGCGCGCCGGCGTGCTTGGCCGCCTGGACCAGCTGAAGGGCCGCCtcaaggagctggagcagcagctgcaggagacgTCGCGAGAG GCGGAGATGGAGCGGGCGCTGCTGCAGGGCGAGCGGGAGGCGGAGGCGGCGCGGCTGCGGCAGGAGCAGGAGGCGgcgcagcagctgcaggagaagcTCTCCAGCCTGGACGCCAGCATCCGGAAGGAGCGGGACAAG GAAAGGGCAAAGGTTGATGCTGAAAGGAAGGAGCTAGAGCAACTCCGGGTGCTTTACCATGAGTCGAAGAGCCACCTTGCTAAGTGCCCCGAGTCAATGCGGGAGCCGTTGCGGGAGCAGATGCGAAGG GAGGCGGAGGCGCTGGAGACGGAGGCCAAGCTGTTTGAGGACCTGGAGTTCCAGCAGCTGGAGCGGGAGAGCCGCCTCGAGGAGGAGCGCGAGGCCCGgggccagcagctcctgcagagccGGGCCGAGTGCCACCGCAGCATCGCCCGCAGGAAG GAGCGGGTGGCTGCCCTGGatgcccaggctgcccaggtcCGGCTGCAGAGCGCCCAGGAGGCCGAGCGCCTGGCCAGGGAGAGGAACGGcgtcctgcagctcctgcagaag gagaaggagaagctCGTGTCTCTGGAGAGGCGATACCAGCTCATCACAGGTGGCAGGAGCTTCCCCAAAATGTCCTCAGCTCTCAGAGAG GTCTATCGTACCAAAACGGAGGGTGATGCTGGTGCCCTCACCCCTCGGATGAAGAGCGGGACCCCCTCGTCCTCACAGCTCAACCTCTCGGTGCTGGGTCGCAGCCCCTCGCCCAAG CCCCCTTCCCCGTCCCCGCAGCTGACCGCCTGCCGTCCTGCCCagggcccccccagcccggcggGCAGCCTGCCCCGCAACCTGGCGGCCACGCTGCAGGACATCGAGACCAAGCGCCAGCTGGCCCTGCAGCAGAAGG CCGAGCCGCTCCCAGCAGAGCCCTTGCAGACGGGCGATCTACCAG GTCAGCAGGTGATCGAGGAGCAGAAGCGGCGGCTGGCAGAGCTGAAGCAGAAAGCGGCCGCCGAGGCTCAGTCCCAGTGGGAAGCCCTGCACGGGCAGCCCCCCTTCCCTGCCGCCTTCCCTGGGCTCGTGCATCACTCCATCCTCCACCACCACCGCCCCCACGGCGTCGGGCCCCGGGCCGAGGAGCTGGACCACGCGTACGACACCCTCAGCCTGGAGAGCTCGGACAGCGTGGAGACCAGCATTTCCACCGGCAACAACTCTGCCTGCTCGCCCGACAACTTCTCCAG TGCCAGCGGGATGGAGGCGGGGAagatggaggagatggagaagatgCTGAAGGAGGCGCAGGCGGAGAAGTCGCGTCTGATGGAGTGCCGG GAGCGGGAGATGGAGCTGCGGCAGCAGGCGCTGGAGGACGAGCGCCGGCGCCGGGAGCAGCTGGAACGCCGGCTGCAGGACGAGACCGCGCGGCGGCAGAAGCTGGTGGAGAAGGAGGTCAAGCTGCGGGAGAAGCACTTCTCACAG GCTCGTCCCCTGACGCGGTACCTGCCCATCCGTAAGGAGGATTTTGACCTGCGGCTGCACATCGAGTCCTCGGGCCACAGCGTGGACACCTGCTACCACGTCATCCTGACGGAGAAGATGTGCAAGGGCTACCTGGTCAAGATGGGTGGCAAGATCAAGTCTTGGAAGAAGCGCTGGTTTGTCTTTGACCGCATGAAGCGCACCCTCTCCTACTACGTGG ATAAACACGAGACGAAGCTGAAGGGCGTTATCTACTTCCAAGCCATCGAAGAGGTTTACTACGACCATCTCCGCAGCGCAGCAAAG AGCCCCAACCCTGCGCTCACCTTCTGCGTCAAGACCCACGACCGCCTCTACTACATGGTGGCCCCCTCGGCCGAGGCCATGCGCATCTGGATGGACGTCATCGTCACCGGGGCCGAGGGGTACACCCAGTTCATGAACTGA
- the PHLDB1 gene encoding pleckstrin homology-like domain family B member 1 isoform X2 yields the protein MPRAPRGVTPAHWPRASSTFQCTQPPAFTPIKSCQRHRLRLWVPREPAAGSAPSLRPAGRAGAGRGRRRRRDGTGRRSGGAEPMPESTRRLRAGTMEAPGRIPASPARRVQTIIQNSPLDLIDTGKGLKVQTEKPHLVSLGSGRLSTAITLLPLEEGRTTIGTAARDIVLQGPGLAPQHCYIENARGTLTLHPCGNACAIDGVPLRRPTRLTQGCTICLGQATFLRFNHPAEAKWMKSMIPAGSRSPATLYGLSAEPEALVNGGRQPAERGCPSHSSLVSSIEKDLQDIMDSLVLEEPVSPSGKKPPTRGRSPLSSVVNGGGHCLLSPPHSPGAASGGSSYENASPPFSPLSSPASSGGYTSPSPSSQEQGPAVPPLVPLRSSSYNHAVQPPPQRPPPPPGGGPGEPWPAERLGDHRAGSPRLTPRAAPRPRAALQERPPSPFRDPPAPSRQPAGRAVPEARLQPPESPRAARRNMESMRELPPLSPSLSRRAASPRAAPDAPSPQPRLGREVPGSPRARRKGLEEPRGAGSPSPPLPAETPPRRPSFGTCLSPVYGLGSPAMPSPRQSPRAPRKPLGDPRPPAGLRERKNSITEISDNEDELLEYHRRQRQERVREQEMERLERQRLETILNLCAEYTKTDGTEPGDVHQLLAGEADAGRRVPRGAVALGHATKELRQRESLERSDEENLKEECSSTESTHHEHEELAGPRAKEAQRLEEERAGVLGRLDQLKGRLKELEQQLQETSREAEMERALLQGEREAEAARLRQEQEAAQQLQEKLSSLDASIRKERDKERAKVDAERKELEQLRVLYHESKSHLAKCPESMREPLREQMRREAEALETEAKLFEDLEFQQLERESRLEEEREARGQQLLQSRAECHRSIARRKERVAALDAQAAQVRLQSAQEAERLARERNGVLQLLQKEKEKLVSLERRYQLITGGRSFPKMSSALREETLHISEPYELLEGTKPLSPLPAAAASLASPASRSYPKAQEEYMRLSDVFRFCSNAHGPSPDTKASAAGPAAAQRSFLLAVPPAADEYVTVEQLSGILGGLRAPAASPLGCAPPTPSSSGCAAPPPPLPSLSSPSISAKMGQQLPGGPVWLPALDLEKWYQEVMAGFETSSSSVSPPSSPPPLPAKVHSSHKPLQVYRTKTEGDAGALTPRMKSGTPSSSQLNLSVLGRSPSPKPPSPSPQLTACRPAQGPPSPAGSLPRNLAATLQDIETKRQLALQQKAEPLPAEPLQTGDLPGQQVIEEQKRRLAELKQKAAAEAQSQWEALHGQPPFPAAFPGLVHHSILHHHRPHGVGPRAEELDHAYDTLSLESSDSVETSISTGNNSACSPDNFSSASGMEAGKMEEMEKMLKEAQAEKSRLMECREREMELRQQALEDERRRREQLERRLQDETARRQKLVEKEVKLREKHFSQARPLTRYLPIRKEDFDLRLHIESSGHSVDTCYHVILTEKMCKGYLVKMGGKIKSWKKRWFVFDRMKRTLSYYVDKHETKLKGVIYFQAIEEVYYDHLRSAAKSPNPALTFCVKTHDRLYYMVAPSAEAMRIWMDVIVTGAEGYTQFMN from the exons ATGCCGAGGGCCCCCCGTGGTGTGACCCCTGCCCACTGGCCCAGGGCGTCGAGCACATTCCAGTGTACACAGCCCCCCGCCTTCACCCCAATAAAGTCTTGTCAAAGGCACCGGCTCAGGCTCTGGGTCCCGCGGGAGCCGGCGGCGGGGTCAGCCCCGTCCCTCCGCCccgcggggcgggccggggcggggcgaggacggcggcggcggcgggacgggacgggacggcgGAGCGGCGGAGCCGAG CCCATGCCCGAGAGCACCCGGCGTCTCCGAGCGGGCACCATGGAGGCACCCGGCAGGATCCCAGCCAGCCCGGCCCGCAGAGTCCAGACCATCATCCAG aaCAGCCCCCTGGACCTGATCGACACGGGCAAGGGGCTGAAGGTGCAGACGGAGAAGCCGCACTTGGTGAGCCTGGGCAGCGGCCGGCTCAGCACCGCCATCACGCTCCTGCCCCTGGAGGAAG GGAGGACCACCATCGGCACGGCCGCGAGGGACATCGTCCTGCAGGGCCCCGGGCTGGCGCCCCAGCACTGCTACATCGAGAACGCCCGGGGGACGCTGACCCTGCACCCCTGCGGCAACGCCTGCGCCATCGACGGCGTGCCGCTCCGGCGGCCCACGCGCCTCACCCAAG GGTGCACCATCTGCCTGGGCCAGGCCACCTTCCTCCGCTTCAACCACCCTGCCGAGGCCAAGTGGATGAAGAGCATGATCCCGGCGGGGAGCAGGAGCCCGGCGACTCTCTACGGGCTGTCAGCAG AGCCCGAGGCCCTGGTGAACGGCGGCCGCCAGCCGGCTGAGCGTGGGTGTCCCAGCCACAGCTCCCTCGTCAGCTCCATCGAGAAGGACCTGCAGGACATCATGGACTCgctggtgctggaggagccGGTGTCCCCCTCTGGCAAGAAGCCACCCACCCGCGGCCGGTCCCCGCTCTCCTCTGTGGTGAATGGGGGCGGGCATTGCCTCCTGTCCCCCCCGCACAGCCCCGGGGCCGCCTCGGGGGGCTCCAGCTACGAGAATGcctccccccccttctccccgctctcctccccagccagcagcgGTGGCTACACCAGCCCCTCGcccagcagccaggagcagggtcCAGCCGTGCCCCCCCTCGTCCCCCTCCGCTCCTCCAGCTACAACCATGCTGTGCAGCCACCCCCCCAGcgcccgccccccccacccGGTGGGGGTCCCGGTGAGCCGTGGCCAGCTGAGAGGCTCGGGGACCACCGGGCAGGCAGCCCCCGGCTGACCCCCAGGGCGGCACCGCGGCCGCGGGCAGCCCTGCAGGAgcggccccccagccccttcagggaccccccggcccccagccGGCAGCCCGCCGGCAGGGCAGTCCCAGAGGCCCGGCTGCAGCCCCCCGAGAGCCCGCGGGCGGCCCGGAGGAACATGGAGAGCATGCGGGAGCtgccccccctgagcccctcCTTGTCACGCCGGGCCGCCagcccccgggcagcccctgacgccccctccccgcagccccggctgggcagggaggtgcCCGGCAGTCCCCGCGCCAGGCGCAAGGGCCTGGAGGAGCCAAGGGGTGCTGGGAGCCCCTCGCCCCCACTGCCGGCGGAGACCCCCCCACGCCGCCCCAGCTTCGGCACCTGCCTGAGCCCGGTGTACGGGCTGGGCTCCCCGGCCATGCCCTCGCCCCGGCAGAGCCCCCGCGCCCCCAGGAAGCCCTTGGGGGACCCACGGCCGccggcggggctgcgggagcgCAAGAACAGCATCACCGAGATCAGCGACAACGAGGACGAGCTGCTGGAGTACCACCGGCGGCAGCGGCAGGAGCGGGTGCGGGAGCAGGAGATGGAGCGCCTG GAGCGGCAGCGGCTGGAGACCATCCTGAACCTCTGTGCCGAGTACACCAAGACAGACGGCACCGAGCCGGGCGACGTGCACCAGCTCCTGGCTGGCGAGGCGGATGCTGGCCGGCGCGTGCCCAGGGGTGCCGTGGCTCTGGGCCACGCCACCAAAGAGCTGCGGCAGAGGGAGAGCCTGGAGAGGTCAGACGAGGAGAACCTGAAGGAGGAGTGCAGCAGCACGGAGAGCACCCACCACGAG CACGAAGAGCTGGCAGGCCCCCGGGCCAAGGAGGCGCAGCGGCTGGAGGAGGAGCGCGCCGGCGTGCTTGGCCGCCTGGACCAGCTGAAGGGCCGCCtcaaggagctggagcagcagctgcaggagacgTCGCGAGAG GCGGAGATGGAGCGGGCGCTGCTGCAGGGCGAGCGGGAGGCGGAGGCGGCGCGGCTGCGGCAGGAGCAGGAGGCGgcgcagcagctgcaggagaagcTCTCCAGCCTGGACGCCAGCATCCGGAAGGAGCGGGACAAG GAAAGGGCAAAGGTTGATGCTGAAAGGAAGGAGCTAGAGCAACTCCGGGTGCTTTACCATGAGTCGAAGAGCCACCTTGCTAAGTGCCCCGAGTCAATGCGGGAGCCGTTGCGGGAGCAGATGCGAAGG GAGGCGGAGGCGCTGGAGACGGAGGCCAAGCTGTTTGAGGACCTGGAGTTCCAGCAGCTGGAGCGGGAGAGCCGCCTCGAGGAGGAGCGCGAGGCCCGgggccagcagctcctgcagagccGGGCCGAGTGCCACCGCAGCATCGCCCGCAGGAAG GAGCGGGTGGCTGCCCTGGatgcccaggctgcccaggtcCGGCTGCAGAGCGCCCAGGAGGCCGAGCGCCTGGCCAGGGAGAGGAACGGcgtcctgcagctcctgcagaag gagaaggagaagctCGTGTCTCTGGAGAGGCGATACCAGCTCATCACAGGTGGCAGGAGCTTCCCCAAAATGTCCTCAGCTCTCAGAGAG GAGACCCTCCATATCTCAGAGCCTTATGAGCTGTTGGAGGGAACTAAGCCCCTGAGCCCCCTGCCAGCAGCGGCTGCCTCCTTAGCTTCTCCTGCCTCCCGCTCCTACCCCAAGGCACAAGAG GAGTACATGAGGCTGTCTGACGTTTTCAGGTTCTGCAGCAATGCGCACGGCCCCAGCCCGGACACTAAAGCTtctgctgctggccctgctgccgCTCAGCGCTCTTTCTTGCTTGCTGTACCTCCCGCAGCCGATGAG TACGTGACCGTTGAGCAGCTCTCGGGCATCCTGGGCGGCCTCCGCGCCCCTGCTGCTTCCCCGCTGGGCTGCGCCCCTCCGACTCCTTCATCCTCAGGCTGTgccgctcctcctcctcctcttccgtctctctcttctccttccatcTCCGCAAAG ATGGGGCAGCAGCTGCCGGGGGGCCCCGTGTGGCTCCCGGCTCTTGATTTAGAGAAGTGGTACCAGGAGGTCATGGCTGGCTTTGagacttcctcctcctctgtctctcctccttcttcccctcctccgCTTCCAGCTAAAGTTCACTCCTCTCATAAGCCTCTCCAG GTCTATCGTACCAAAACGGAGGGTGATGCTGGTGCCCTCACCCCTCGGATGAAGAGCGGGACCCCCTCGTCCTCACAGCTCAACCTCTCGGTGCTGGGTCGCAGCCCCTCGCCCAAG CCCCCTTCCCCGTCCCCGCAGCTGACCGCCTGCCGTCCTGCCCagggcccccccagcccggcggGCAGCCTGCCCCGCAACCTGGCGGCCACGCTGCAGGACATCGAGACCAAGCGCCAGCTGGCCCTGCAGCAGAAGG CCGAGCCGCTCCCAGCAGAGCCCTTGCAGACGGGCGATCTACCAG GTCAGCAGGTGATCGAGGAGCAGAAGCGGCGGCTGGCAGAGCTGAAGCAGAAAGCGGCCGCCGAGGCTCAGTCCCAGTGGGAAGCCCTGCACGGGCAGCCCCCCTTCCCTGCCGCCTTCCCTGGGCTCGTGCATCACTCCATCCTCCACCACCACCGCCCCCACGGCGTCGGGCCCCGGGCCGAGGAGCTGGACCACGCGTACGACACCCTCAGCCTGGAGAGCTCGGACAGCGTGGAGACCAGCATTTCCACCGGCAACAACTCTGCCTGCTCGCCCGACAACTTCTCCAG TGCCAGCGGGATGGAGGCGGGGAagatggaggagatggagaagatgCTGAAGGAGGCGCAGGCGGAGAAGTCGCGTCTGATGGAGTGCCGG GAGCGGGAGATGGAGCTGCGGCAGCAGGCGCTGGAGGACGAGCGCCGGCGCCGGGAGCAGCTGGAACGCCGGCTGCAGGACGAGACCGCGCGGCGGCAGAAGCTGGTGGAGAAGGAGGTCAAGCTGCGGGAGAAGCACTTCTCACAG GCTCGTCCCCTGACGCGGTACCTGCCCATCCGTAAGGAGGATTTTGACCTGCGGCTGCACATCGAGTCCTCGGGCCACAGCGTGGACACCTGCTACCACGTCATCCTGACGGAGAAGATGTGCAAGGGCTACCTGGTCAAGATGGGTGGCAAGATCAAGTCTTGGAAGAAGCGCTGGTTTGTCTTTGACCGCATGAAGCGCACCCTCTCCTACTACGTGG ATAAACACGAGACGAAGCTGAAGGGCGTTATCTACTTCCAAGCCATCGAAGAGGTTTACTACGACCATCTCCGCAGCGCAGCAAAG AGCCCCAACCCTGCGCTCACCTTCTGCGTCAAGACCCACGACCGCCTCTACTACATGGTGGCCCCCTCGGCCGAGGCCATGCGCATCTGGATGGACGTCATCGTCACCGGGGCCGAGGGGTACACCCAGTTCATGAACTGA